One region of Streptococcus parasanguinis genomic DNA includes:
- a CDS encoding HAD-IC family P-type ATPase translates to MVRLEGLSQEEVAKKIQEGKQNKVTIKTEKSIGQIIRDNVFTYFNLIFLVLAVLLVAVKSWNNLLFVPVVVVNSLVGIVQEVRSRRILRQMQFLHMSEAIVLREGKEVALPIDQLVEGDLVRFQAGDQIYADGILLEGDLKVDESQLTGEADEVKKGAQDALMSGSFVIAGQGLARLEKVGNDSYINQLSLEAKQVKSHEESDMVHAVNRIVGIIGLLIIPLGSLLFLRSYISLGDSLKLSVTSTVGALIGMIPEGLYLLMTLALALGAVRLAKEKVLLNSMKGIETLSRVDILCVDKTGTITEPGMEVTEIRPVKDAQDLEALAQYVKASMDQNDTMDAIRKFHKTPVSRPWKTLDVQPFTSKKKYGAIAFESGIYVLGAPEFVLREGFSEVEEEIAPATQVGNRVLAFGKYGGEHLGETLEAPVDLVAWIILSNPLRKNAKETFAYFKQQGVTIKVISGDNPATVSAIAQKAGIEGAEDLIDTRTLLTEEDLHQAASQYTVFGRVTPEQKKSLVEGLQAKGHKVAMTGDGVNDILALKTADCSIAMESGNDATKKMAQVVLLDSDFGKMPSIVAEGRRVVNNIQRSASLFLIKNIFSILLAISVTLLAFTYPIMPSQMSLISGFTIGIPGFFLALEPNSERIKGRFIETVFKNALPAALTDFILIFSLVLLSSAFGMRSEELSSAAICLMAFVGFTIIYQESQPLNHYKRLVLLGNILAFLVSSSILGRFFNMSPLRLQTLLICAIMAALALVLIQVFKKLVGWFFHRKK, encoded by the coding sequence ATGGTTAGATTAGAAGGACTCAGTCAGGAAGAAGTAGCGAAAAAGATCCAAGAGGGCAAGCAAAATAAGGTCACGATTAAGACCGAAAAAAGTATTGGGCAGATCATTCGAGACAATGTCTTTACTTACTTTAATCTGATTTTCCTGGTCTTAGCAGTCTTGCTGGTAGCAGTGAAGTCTTGGAACAATCTCTTGTTTGTTCCGGTCGTTGTGGTCAACTCCTTGGTAGGAATTGTGCAGGAAGTCCGCTCTCGACGGATCTTGCGTCAGATGCAATTTCTACATATGAGTGAGGCGATCGTTCTTCGTGAAGGAAAAGAAGTCGCTCTACCTATCGACCAGCTGGTGGAGGGCGATCTGGTTCGCTTTCAAGCTGGAGACCAAATCTATGCGGATGGTATCTTGCTGGAGGGCGATCTAAAAGTTGATGAGTCGCAATTGACAGGTGAAGCTGATGAGGTCAAAAAAGGAGCACAAGATGCGCTCATGTCAGGTAGTTTTGTGATCGCTGGTCAAGGTTTAGCGCGATTGGAAAAAGTAGGAAATGACTCCTACATCAACCAATTGAGCCTGGAAGCCAAGCAAGTCAAGTCTCATGAGGAGTCTGACATGGTCCATGCGGTCAATCGTATTGTGGGGATCATTGGTCTCCTTATCATTCCGCTAGGCTCGCTCCTTTTTCTTCGCAGCTATATCAGCCTAGGCGATAGCCTCAAGCTCAGTGTGACTTCAACAGTCGGGGCCTTGATCGGGATGATTCCAGAAGGCTTGTATCTCTTGATGACCTTGGCACTGGCTCTGGGTGCTGTCAGATTGGCTAAGGAAAAGGTCCTGCTCAATAGCATGAAGGGGATTGAGACCTTATCGCGCGTGGATATCCTTTGTGTCGATAAGACAGGGACCATTACAGAGCCGGGTATGGAAGTAACAGAGATTCGTCCAGTTAAAGACGCTCAAGACTTGGAAGCTCTAGCTCAGTATGTCAAGGCTAGTATGGATCAAAACGATACCATGGATGCCATCCGTAAATTTCACAAGACTCCAGTCAGTCGGCCTTGGAAGACTCTCGACGTTCAGCCCTTTACGTCTAAGAAAAAATATGGGGCCATTGCCTTTGAATCTGGGATCTATGTATTAGGGGCGCCAGAATTTGTTTTACGAGAGGGCTTCTCTGAGGTTGAAGAGGAGATAGCTCCTGCTACTCAGGTTGGCAATCGGGTCTTGGCCTTTGGGAAATATGGGGGAGAACACCTGGGAGAGACTTTAGAGGCTCCTGTAGACTTGGTAGCCTGGATTATTCTCTCCAATCCTTTGAGAAAAAATGCCAAAGAAACCTTCGCCTACTTCAAACAACAAGGAGTGACCATTAAGGTCATTTCAGGGGACAACCCTGCTACAGTCTCAGCTATTGCACAAAAAGCAGGCATTGAAGGAGCAGAGGATCTAATCGATACCAGAACCTTACTGACGGAAGAAGACTTGCACCAAGCGGCGAGCCAGTATACAGTCTTTGGTCGAGTGACACCAGAGCAAAAGAAAAGCCTTGTAGAAGGCTTGCAGGCAAAGGGGCATAAAGTCGCCATGACTGGAGATGGCGTCAACGATATTCTGGCCCTCAAAACAGCGGATTGTAGTATTGCGATGGAATCTGGAAATGATGCGACCAAAAAGATGGCGCAAGTGGTTTTACTGGATTCCGACTTTGGAAAGATGCCGTCCATCGTGGCAGAAGGTCGGCGGGTGGTCAATAATATTCAGCGATCAGCCAGCCTCTTTTTGATCAAGAATATCTTTTCCATTTTGTTGGCCATCTCAGTGACGCTTTTAGCCTTTACCTATCCCATTATGCCGTCACAGATGTCTTTGATCAGTGGTTTTACGATTGGGATTCCAGGATTCTTTCTAGCGCTTGAGCCCAATAGCGAGCGCATCAAAGGGCGCTTTATCGAAACGGTCTTTAAAAATGCGCTACCTGCTGCCTTGACGGATTTTATACTGATCTTTAGTTTGGTTTTGCTCTCTTCAGCATTTGGCATGAGGTCGGAAGAGCTCTCAAGTGCAGCCATCTGCTTGATGGCCTTCGTCGGCTTTACCATCATCTACCAAGAATCCCAGCCTCTCAATCACTACAAGAGACTAGTTCTTCTAGGAAATATCCTAGCCTTCCTGGTTTCAAGCAGTATCCTAGGGAGATTCTTTAACATGAGCCCCTTGAGACTTCAAACGCTGCTTATCTGCGCCATCATGGCGGCTCTCGCTCTCGTCTTAATTCAAGTATTTAAGAAGTTAGTGGGCTGGTTCTTTCATCGGAAGAAATAA
- the ald gene encoding alanine dehydrogenase, producing the protein MLIGIPKEIKNNENRVGLTPAGVQSLVKKGHHVLVETNAGLGSGFADEDYTKQGATIVATAAEAWAAEMVVKVKEPLAEEYGFLREDLLLFTYLHMAAAPELADAMVAAKTTGVAYETVRDLDGQLPLLVPMSEVAGRMAVQIGAHFLTKQEGGSGVLLGGVPGVPKGKVTIIGGGVVGTHAARIALGLGAQVTILDISAKRLAVLEDVFGHQIQTLMSNPFNIEASVRDADVVIGAVLIPGAKAPKLVTDDMVKQMRPGSVIVDVAVDQGGVIETADRVTTHTEPVYEKHGVLHYAVANIPGAVARTSTIALTNVTLPYVESLADNGFHKAIALDEGLRQGVTTYQGHITSQPVATGLERDFTPIDELV; encoded by the coding sequence ATGCTTATTGGAATTCCTAAAGAAATTAAAAACAACGAAAATCGGGTCGGTTTGACACCTGCAGGCGTACAAAGCTTGGTGAAGAAAGGTCATCACGTTTTGGTGGAAACAAATGCTGGACTTGGTTCTGGCTTTGCGGATGAAGATTACACGAAGCAAGGGGCAACCATCGTTGCGACTGCTGCAGAAGCTTGGGCCGCTGAGATGGTGGTCAAGGTCAAAGAACCCCTCGCTGAAGAATATGGCTTCCTTCGCGAAGACCTCTTGCTCTTCACTTACTTGCATATGGCTGCTGCTCCTGAATTAGCAGATGCCATGGTCGCAGCCAAGACAACTGGGGTGGCCTACGAAACGGTGCGTGACCTTGATGGACAATTGCCACTCTTGGTGCCAATGAGTGAGGTTGCTGGACGGATGGCCGTGCAAATCGGTGCTCACTTCCTGACCAAACAAGAAGGTGGATCAGGGGTCCTCTTAGGTGGGGTGCCAGGTGTTCCCAAAGGGAAAGTCACCATCATCGGAGGCGGGGTCGTTGGAACCCACGCGGCTCGTATCGCCCTTGGACTTGGTGCCCAAGTGACCATCTTAGATATCAGTGCTAAACGTTTGGCTGTTCTGGAAGATGTCTTTGGTCATCAAATCCAAACCCTTATGTCCAATCCATTTAACATTGAAGCCAGCGTCCGTGATGCCGATGTTGTCATCGGAGCTGTCTTGATTCCTGGTGCTAAAGCTCCTAAATTAGTGACAGACGATATGGTTAAACAAATGCGTCCCGGTTCTGTCATCGTGGACGTAGCTGTGGACCAAGGTGGGGTTATTGAAACAGCAGACCGTGTGACAACGCATACGGAACCAGTTTACGAAAAACATGGCGTGCTCCACTATGCTGTAGCCAATATTCCAGGGGCCGTCGCTCGCACTTCTACCATCGCCCTTACCAATGTGACCCTTCCTTATGTCGAATCCCTAGCTGACAATGGCTTCCACAAGGCAATTGCCCTCGATGAAGGCTTGCGCCAAGGTGTCACTACTTACCAAGGCCATATCACAAGCCAACCAGTTGCCACTGGTTTAGAGCGTGACTTCACACCAATTGATGAATTGGTTTAA
- the tetA(46) gene encoding tetracycline efflux ABC transporter Tet(46) subunit A codes for MIRAIWEYIRERKWRYVKIAMVLILYDYTLLIPTQVIQRLVDHLSQQTLTQSNFVWDMVLLVGSAILNYLTAFYWQLRLFQSSVHFKATLQGQAFRKLVAMRRPFFEKFRSGDLLTRFTTDVDGMADLAGYGMMVLLFGGGLFAFIIPTMFFISWQLTLISFIPMIFLVVSTYFLSRKQEEYVEQNREAVAQLNDEVLESIEGIRVMRAYSRRDQQVKQFQKKTASLSKTGDKIASIQYSFGPLALLFIGFSTVLLLLFGGQSLASGQLSLGKLLALQLYLVFLIEPMWMMADLILVYQTGQMSYKKLKEVIDETDDLEPDGSHYLEQIDLVQFKDYSFSYPGAERKSLSGIDWTIQKGQTVGIVGRTGAGKTTLVRQFLRQYPVGEGEFLINQQPIVDYNRHSIEEKIGYVSQEHILFSKSIRENIALGKKGASQEDLVEAVAQAAFADDLERMSQGMDTLIGEKGVSVSGGQKQRISLARAFLRDAELLLLDDSLSAVDAKTEQAIIDTIQKERKDKTTIIVSHRLSAVHQADWIIVLDQGRIVEEGRASDLLAQEGWYYEQYQRQQKQEGE; via the coding sequence ATGATCAGAGCTATTTGGGAGTATATCAGGGAGCGCAAGTGGCGATATGTGAAGATCGCTATGGTCCTGATTCTTTATGATTACACCTTATTGATCCCGACGCAAGTTATCCAGCGTTTAGTGGATCATTTGAGTCAGCAGACGCTGACGCAATCGAACTTTGTATGGGATATGGTCCTCTTGGTAGGGTCAGCCATCCTCAATTATTTGACGGCTTTTTATTGGCAGTTGCGACTCTTTCAGTCGTCAGTCCATTTCAAGGCGACCCTTCAGGGACAAGCGTTTCGTAAGCTAGTAGCTATGCGGCGTCCCTTTTTTGAGAAATTCCGTTCAGGGGATCTCTTGACGCGGTTCACGACTGATGTGGATGGGATGGCTGATTTGGCTGGTTACGGGATGATGGTGCTCCTGTTTGGCGGTGGCTTGTTTGCCTTTATTATTCCGACCATGTTTTTCATTTCTTGGCAATTAACCTTGATTTCCTTTATTCCCATGATCTTCCTGGTCGTCTCTACCTATTTTTTAAGTAGAAAGCAGGAGGAGTATGTTGAGCAGAACCGGGAAGCGGTCGCTCAGTTGAACGATGAGGTCTTGGAGTCCATCGAAGGGATCCGTGTCATGCGGGCCTATAGTAGGCGGGATCAGCAGGTCAAACAGTTTCAGAAGAAAACAGCCAGTCTCTCCAAAACAGGAGACAAAATTGCTTCTATCCAGTATTCTTTTGGACCTTTAGCTCTGTTGTTTATTGGATTCTCGACAGTCTTGCTCCTGCTATTTGGAGGCCAGTCCCTGGCAAGCGGGCAATTGAGTCTTGGGAAATTATTGGCTTTACAGCTGTATTTGGTCTTTTTAATTGAGCCTATGTGGATGATGGCGGACCTGATCTTGGTCTACCAGACAGGGCAAATGTCCTATAAAAAATTAAAAGAAGTGATTGATGAAACGGATGATCTGGAGCCAGATGGTTCTCACTACCTAGAACAGATTGATTTGGTGCAGTTTAAGGACTATTCTTTCAGCTATCCTGGTGCTGAGCGAAAGAGCCTGTCAGGCATTGATTGGACCATTCAGAAAGGACAGACGGTTGGGATTGTTGGTCGTACCGGAGCAGGAAAGACTACCCTTGTTCGACAATTCTTGCGGCAGTACCCAGTTGGTGAGGGAGAGTTTTTGATCAACCAGCAACCGATCGTGGACTACAACCGACACTCGATTGAAGAAAAAATTGGTTATGTTTCCCAAGAACATATTTTATTCTCCAAGTCTATCCGTGAGAATATAGCGCTTGGTAAAAAAGGAGCCAGCCAAGAAGACTTGGTGGAAGCAGTAGCCCAAGCTGCTTTTGCGGATGATCTCGAGCGGATGTCTCAGGGAATGGACACCCTGATCGGTGAGAAAGGGGTCTCTGTATCAGGTGGTCAAAAACAACGGATCTCCCTGGCGCGTGCATTCTTAAGAGATGCTGAGCTCTTGCTGTTAGATGATTCTCTTTCGGCGGTGGATGCCAAGACTGAACAGGCCATTATTGACACGATTCAAAAGGAACGAAAAGACAAGACGACCATCATTGTTTCCCATCGCTTGTCGGCTGTTCATCAGGCGGATTGGATCATCGTCTTGGATCAAGGTCGTATTGTAGAAGAAGGTAGGGCTAGTGATTTATTGGCTCAAGAAGGCTGGTATTATGAACAATACCAACGGCAACAAAAACAGGAAGGAGAATAA
- a CDS encoding DUF3397 family protein → MLIKVASVLFIFLTLILSGIIVHLFKLQKRGWRSTDIAFPLFALEYYLISDSAFYHSLLPLLALSLSLLALGLTIYFLKKKKCFYYPRFIKYFWRAGFLVTFLLYLILTASLFI, encoded by the coding sequence ATGTTAATCAAAGTTGCTTCTGTATTATTTATTTTTTTAACGCTGATTCTGAGCGGCATCATTGTTCACCTCTTTAAGCTTCAGAAAAGAGGATGGCGATCGACCGATATTGCCTTTCCTTTATTTGCCCTAGAGTACTACCTGATCTCAGACAGCGCCTTTTATCACAGCCTCTTGCCGCTGCTAGCTTTAAGCCTTTCGCTTTTAGCTTTGGGGCTAACGATTTATTTCTTAAAAAAGAAAAAGTGTTTTTATTACCCTAGATTTATCAAATACTTCTGGCGTGCTGGATTTCTAGTTACCTTCTTACTCTATCTGATCTTAACAGCTAGTTTGTTTATTTAA
- a CDS encoding PhoH family protein produces MQEHSVEITLTHPDDLFHLFGSNERHLRLMEQEFGVTIHARTEIVQIIGEEENCEQVRQVIQALLVLVNRGMTIGTPDVVTAITMVRNGELDKFIALYEEEIIKDSYGKPIRVKTLGQKIYVDSVKNHDVTFGIGPAGTGKTFLAVTLAVTALKRGQVKRIILTRPAVEAGESLGFLPGDLKEKVDPYLRPVYDALYQILGKDQTTRMMEREIIEIAPLAYMRGRTLDDAFVILDEAQNTTIMQMKMFLTRLGFNSKMIVNGDTSQIDLPRNVKSGLIDAQEKLKNISQIDFVHFSAKDVVRHPVVAEIIRAYEPIPNPVLKEKPDVEEEAE; encoded by the coding sequence TTGCAAGAACATTCAGTTGAAATTACATTAACGCATCCAGACGATCTCTTTCATTTGTTTGGATCCAACGAACGCCATCTCCGTTTGATGGAGCAAGAATTTGGGGTGACTATTCATGCCCGGACAGAAATCGTCCAAATCATTGGGGAAGAGGAAAACTGCGAGCAGGTTCGTCAGGTCATCCAGGCTCTCTTGGTCCTCGTCAACCGTGGCATGACCATTGGAACGCCAGATGTGGTGACCGCCATTACCATGGTGAGAAATGGGGAATTGGATAAGTTCATCGCTCTCTATGAAGAAGAGATTATCAAGGATAGTTACGGCAAGCCCATTCGGGTTAAAACGCTGGGTCAAAAGATTTATGTCGATAGTGTCAAAAATCATGATGTCACCTTTGGAATCGGACCAGCGGGGACTGGGAAAACCTTCCTAGCTGTGACCTTGGCCGTGACCGCCCTCAAGCGTGGTCAGGTTAAGCGAATCATTTTGACTCGTCCAGCTGTGGAAGCCGGAGAAAGCCTTGGTTTCCTTCCAGGAGATCTCAAAGAAAAAGTAGACCCTTATCTCCGTCCGGTCTATGATGCCCTCTATCAAATCTTGGGCAAGGACCAAACAACTCGGATGATGGAGCGCGAGATTATCGAGATAGCTCCCTTAGCTTATATGCGGGGCCGGACCTTGGATGATGCCTTTGTCATTCTCGATGAAGCGCAAAATACCACCATCATGCAGATGAAGATGTTTTTGACCCGTCTTGGTTTTAATTCCAAGATGATTGTTAATGGGGATACCAGCCAGATCGACCTTCCGCGAAATGTGAAATCCGGATTGATTGATGCTCAGGAGAAATTGAAGAACATTTCTCAAATTGACTTTGTGCATTTCTCTGCCAAGGATGTCGTTCGACATCCGGTAGTAGCAGAGATTATCCGGGCCTACGAGCCAATACCAAATCCAGTGCTCAAAGAAAAACCGGATGTGGAAGAAGAAGCAGAATAA
- the rplA gene encoding 50S ribosomal protein L1 encodes MAKKSKQLRAALEKIDSTKVYSVEEAVALAKETNFAKFDATVEVAYNLNIDVKKADQQIRGAMVLPNGTGKTARVLVFARGAKAEEAKAAGADFVGEDDLVAKINDGWLDFDVVIATPDMMALVGRLGRVLGPRNLMPNPKTGTVTMDVAKAVEESKGGKITYRADKAGIVQAIIGKVSFDDTKLVENFKAFNDTIQKAKPATAKGTYVTSLTLTTTQGPGIKVDVNSL; translated from the coding sequence ATGGCTAAAAAAAGCAAACAACTTCGTGCTGCTCTTGAAAAAATCGACAGCACAAAAGTCTACAGCGTAGAAGAAGCTGTAGCTCTTGCAAAAGAAACTAACTTTGCAAAATTTGACGCAACTGTAGAAGTTGCATACAACTTGAACATCGACGTGAAAAAAGCTGACCAACAAATCCGTGGTGCAATGGTATTGCCAAACGGAACTGGTAAAACAGCTCGCGTACTTGTATTTGCACGTGGTGCAAAAGCTGAAGAAGCAAAAGCTGCTGGTGCAGACTTCGTAGGTGAAGATGACCTTGTTGCGAAAATCAACGATGGTTGGTTGGACTTCGATGTTGTTATCGCTACACCTGACATGATGGCTCTTGTTGGACGTCTTGGACGTGTCCTTGGACCACGTAACTTGATGCCAAACCCTAAAACTGGTACAGTAACAATGGATGTTGCGAAAGCAGTTGAAGAGTCTAAAGGTGGTAAAATCACTTACCGTGCTGATAAAGCAGGTATTGTTCAAGCGATCATCGGTAAAGTTTCATTCGATGATACTAAATTGGTTGAAAACTTTAAAGCTTTCAACGACACAATCCAAAAAGCAAAACCAGCTACAGCTAAAGGTACTTACGTAACTAGCTTGACTTTGACTACAACTCAAGGTCCTGGTATCAAAGTGGACGTTAACTCACTTTAA
- the rplK gene encoding 50S ribosomal protein L11 translates to MAKKVEKLVKLQIPAGKATPAPPVGPALGQAGINIMGFTKEFNARTADQAGMIIPVVITVYEDKSFDFVTKTPPAAVLLKKAAGVEKGSGTPNKTKVATVTRAQVQQIAETKMPDLNAANIESAMRMIEGTARSMGFTVTD, encoded by the coding sequence ATGGCTAAAAAAGTCGAAAAACTTGTAAAATTGCAAATCCCTGCTGGTAAAGCTACTCCAGCTCCACCGGTTGGTCCAGCGCTTGGTCAAGCAGGTATCAACATCATGGGATTCACTAAAGAGTTTAACGCTCGTACAGCTGATCAAGCTGGTATGATCATCCCAGTTGTTATCACTGTTTATGAAGACAAATCATTCGATTTCGTTACAAAAACACCACCAGCTGCTGTTCTTTTGAAAAAAGCTGCAGGTGTTGAAAAAGGTTCAGGTACACCGAACAAAACGAAAGTTGCAACTGTAACTCGTGCACAAGTACAACAAATCGCTGAAACTAAGATGCCAGATTTGAACGCTGCAAACATTGAGTCTGCAATGCGTATGATCGAAGGTACTGCTCGTTCTATGGGATTCACTGTTACTGACTAA
- a CDS encoding YozE family protein, with amino-acid sequence MRKSFYTWLMTERNPKSNAPKAILADLAFHESAFPKHTDDFDEVSRYLEEHASFSFNLSDFDAIWEEYQAH; translated from the coding sequence ATGCGAAAATCGTTTTATACTTGGCTGATGACGGAGCGCAATCCTAAAAGCAATGCTCCTAAGGCCATTTTAGCGGATCTTGCATTTCATGAGTCCGCTTTTCCCAAGCATACAGATGACTTCGACGAAGTCAGTCGCTATCTAGAAGAGCATGCCAGCTTTTCATTTAATCTTAGCGATTTTGATGCGATTTGGGAAGAATACCAAGCCCATTAG
- the pyrH gene encoding UMP kinase: MVEPKYKRILIKLSGEALAGERGVGIDIKTVQNMAQEIKEVHELGIEIALVIGGGNLWRGEPAAEAGMDRVQADYTGMLGTVMNALVMADSLQQVGVDTRVQTAIAMQQVAEPYIRGRALRHLEKDRIVIFGAGIGSPYFSTDTTAALRAAEIEADAILMAKNGVDGVYNADPKKDASAVKFEELTHRDVINKGLRIMDSTASTLSMDNDIDLVVFNMNEPGNIKRVVFGENIGTTVSNNVEK, encoded by the coding sequence ATGGTAGAACCTAAGTATAAACGTATCTTAATCAAGCTATCTGGTGAGGCTCTTGCTGGCGAACGTGGTGTCGGAATCGATATCAAAACTGTCCAAAATATGGCTCAAGAAATCAAGGAAGTTCACGAACTTGGAATTGAAATTGCCTTGGTGATTGGAGGGGGAAACCTTTGGCGCGGAGAACCTGCTGCAGAAGCAGGGATGGATCGTGTCCAAGCAGACTACACAGGGATGCTTGGGACTGTCATGAACGCCCTTGTGATGGCTGATTCGCTTCAACAAGTTGGCGTGGATACCCGTGTTCAAACTGCGATTGCTATGCAACAAGTTGCAGAACCATATATCCGTGGTCGTGCCCTTCGTCACCTTGAAAAAGATCGGATCGTGATCTTTGGTGCAGGGATCGGTTCTCCTTACTTCTCAACAGATACGACCGCAGCCCTTCGTGCAGCTGAGATTGAAGCAGATGCCATTCTCATGGCCAAAAATGGGGTCGATGGTGTTTATAATGCCGATCCGAAAAAAGATGCTTCAGCTGTGAAATTTGAGGAATTGACTCACCGCGATGTGATCAACAAAGGTCTTCGCATCATGGACTCAACAGCCTCTACTCTCTCCATGGACAACGACATTGACTTGGTTGTCTTTAATATGAATGAACCAGGCAATATCAAACGCGTTGTCTTTGGTGAAAATATCGGTACAACCGTATCGAATAACGTAGAAAAATAA
- the frr gene encoding ribosome recycling factor, whose amino-acid sequence MANPIVEKAKERMTQSHQSLGREFGSIRAGRANASLLDRIFVEYYGVETPLNQLASITIPEARVLLITPFDKSSLKDIEHSINASDLGITPANDGSVIRLVIPALTEETRRDLAKEVKKVGENAKVAIRNIRRDAMDEAKKQEKAKEITEDELKGLEKEIQKVTDDAVKHVDEMTAHKEKELMEV is encoded by the coding sequence ATGGCAAACCCAATCGTAGAAAAAGCAAAAGAAAGAATGACCCAGTCTCACCAAAGTTTGGGACGTGAATTTGGTAGCATCCGTGCTGGACGTGCAAACGCAAGTCTTTTGGATCGTATTTTCGTAGAATACTACGGAGTAGAGACTCCTTTGAACCAATTGGCATCTATCACGATTCCAGAAGCACGTGTCTTGTTGATCACACCATTTGATAAATCATCTTTGAAAGACATCGAGCACAGCATCAATGCTTCTGACCTTGGTATCACTCCAGCCAACGATGGATCTGTTATCCGCTTGGTTATCCCAGCTTTGACAGAAGAAACTCGTCGCGACTTGGCAAAAGAAGTGAAAAAAGTGGGTGAAAATGCTAAAGTAGCGATCCGTAACATCCGTCGTGATGCTATGGATGAAGCGAAGAAACAAGAAAAAGCAAAAGAAATCACAGAAGATGAATTGAAAGGTCTTGAAAAAGAGATTCAAAAAGTTACGGATGACGCTGTTAAGCATGTAGATGAAATGACAGCTCACAAAGAAAAAGAATTGATGGAAGTTTAA
- the cvfB gene encoding RNA-binding virulence regulatory protein CvfB, with product MNTNLASYIMGMVIDENDRFYFVQKDGQTYALDKAEGPHQVGESVKGFAYTDMKQKLRLTTLEVTATQESFGWGTVTEVRKDLGVFVDTGLPDKQIVVSLDILPEIKDLWPKKDDKLFVRLEVDKKDRIWGILAYQEDFQRLARPAYNNMQNQNWPAIVYRLKLSRTFVYLPENNMLGFIHPSERYAEPRLGQVLDARVIGFREVDRTLNLSLKPRSFEMLENDAQMILTYLEANGGFMTLNDKSSPEEIKATFGISKGQFKKALGGLMKAKKIKQDQFGTELI from the coding sequence ATGAATACGAATCTAGCAAGCTACATCATGGGAATGGTCATTGATGAAAATGATCGCTTCTATTTTGTTCAAAAAGATGGCCAAACCTACGCACTTGATAAAGCAGAAGGCCCGCATCAAGTCGGAGAAAGTGTCAAGGGCTTTGCCTATACCGATATGAAGCAAAAGCTCCGACTCACGACACTTGAAGTCACTGCAACTCAAGAAAGCTTTGGCTGGGGGACGGTCACAGAAGTGCGCAAGGATCTGGGAGTCTTTGTGGATACAGGGCTTCCAGATAAGCAGATTGTTGTCTCACTAGATATCCTACCAGAGATCAAAGACCTATGGCCGAAGAAAGACGATAAACTCTTTGTCCGCTTGGAAGTCGATAAAAAAGACCGGATCTGGGGGATCTTAGCCTATCAGGAAGATTTCCAGCGTTTGGCTCGTCCAGCCTACAACAATATGCAAAACCAAAACTGGCCAGCTATTGTCTATCGCTTGAAATTGTCTAGGACTTTTGTTTACCTTCCAGAGAACAATATGCTGGGCTTTATTCATCCGAGTGAGCGCTACGCAGAACCACGCTTGGGACAAGTTCTAGATGCCCGGGTCATTGGATTCCGTGAGGTAGATCGGACCTTGAACTTGTCACTGAAGCCACGCTCCTTTGAAATGTTGGAAAACGATGCCCAAATGATTTTGACCTATTTGGAAGCCAATGGAGGCTTTATGACTTTGAATGATAAGTCATCTCCAGAAGAGATCAAGGCAACTTTTGGGATTTCAAAAGGGCAGTTCAAAAAGGCTTTGGGTGGGCTGATGAAGGCTAAAAAAATCAAGCAAGACCAATTTGGAACAGAGTTGATCTAA
- a CDS encoding GNAT family N-acetyltransferase, which produces MENLYVKLAAYREVETERLHLRPVTLDDAPAMFEYASDETVTRYTFSTNQSLEETRNNIALFYLASPLGRWGIELKENGKFIGTIDLLDLDLCLKKGSIGYVLNKDYWNQGLATEATKAVIALAFEQLGMNKLIAVHDQDNPASGRVMAKSGMKYSHEEPYAMLDLHEEGRMVTRVHYVLTKEEYLSEK; this is translated from the coding sequence ATGGAAAATTTATATGTGAAGTTAGCGGCTTATCGTGAAGTGGAGACAGAGCGTTTGCACTTGCGTCCGGTCACTCTTGATGATGCACCAGCTATGTTTGAGTATGCTTCTGATGAGACAGTTACGCGCTATACCTTTTCAACCAATCAAAGTCTTGAAGAGACGCGTAATAATATTGCCCTCTTTTACCTAGCGAGCCCACTTGGAAGATGGGGGATCGAGCTCAAAGAGAATGGAAAATTTATCGGGACGATTGATTTACTGGATTTGGATCTTTGTCTGAAGAAGGGGAGTATCGGCTATGTTCTGAATAAAGACTATTGGAACCAGGGTCTTGCGACAGAGGCTACCAAGGCAGTCATTGCCTTGGCTTTTGAACAGTTAGGGATGAACAAGCTAATTGCTGTTCATGATCAGGACAACCCAGCTTCTGGACGGGTGATGGCCAAATCAGGGATGAAATATTCTCACGAGGAGCCCTACGCGATGCTAGACCTGCATGAAGAAGGGAGAATGGTGACGAGAGTTCATTATGTCCTCACTAAGGAAGAATATTTGTCAGAAAAATGA